In the Burkholderia glumae LMG 2196 = ATCC 33617 genome, one interval contains:
- a CDS encoding PelD GGDEF domain-containing protein: MNTQATGPGEPGKRGAPARTVRATGAAAWWSALIAPPDRSPRRRAIALAETLVFTLVVIALCRVFAADDPLLIHAGFGWIWLAPVLIALRAGSAAGLVSGFMVLAAWYLLYPAVPVPAAAAGFAGETTLVRPFPTGFFFGGFLLTLLTGQFGDIWIARLRQNRIANDYLSERLSILTRNQFMLRLSHERLEQDLLSRPATLRDSLARLRAVVFDATPSAAEQGEVALRGAQAFLDAAAQAVQLEVASVHAWRHGAPAAEAAAAIGGAAPLDAGDPLVREALDTRKLVHVEARGDAAASIGSRYLACVPLLDVKGAPVGVMAIERMPFLALTRDNLQFLLVLCNFYADGVRHAEVTREMLAAFPDCPHRFALDYARLVHLRRDSGVLSAVVTLVFDSDERGAALCEHVVRTRRALDSQWEIVGARRRAVLTLMPLSGTSGVDGYLMRIEDSLRAQFGIDFEGAHVAVYSMHVPAEEPMRPLVKLMEHCGVAG, from the coding sequence ATGAATACGCAGGCAACGGGGCCGGGCGAGCCCGGCAAGCGCGGGGCGCCGGCGCGCACCGTGCGCGCCACCGGCGCGGCCGCATGGTGGAGCGCGCTGATCGCGCCGCCCGACCGCTCGCCGCGGCGGCGCGCGATCGCGCTGGCCGAGACGCTGGTCTTCACGCTGGTGGTGATCGCGCTGTGCCGCGTGTTCGCGGCCGACGATCCGCTGCTGATCCACGCCGGCTTCGGCTGGATCTGGCTCGCGCCGGTGCTGATCGCGCTGCGCGCCGGCTCGGCCGCGGGCCTCGTGTCGGGCTTCATGGTGCTGGCCGCCTGGTATCTGCTGTATCCGGCCGTGCCGGTGCCGGCCGCCGCGGCTGGCTTCGCGGGCGAGACCACCCTGGTGCGGCCGTTCCCGACCGGATTCTTCTTCGGCGGCTTCCTGCTCACGCTGCTGACCGGCCAGTTCGGCGACATCTGGATCGCGCGGCTGCGCCAGAACCGCATCGCCAACGATTACCTGTCCGAGCGCCTGTCGATCCTGACGCGCAACCAGTTCATGCTGCGGCTCTCGCACGAGCGGCTCGAGCAGGACCTGCTGAGCCGCCCGGCCACGCTGCGCGATTCGCTCGCGCGGCTGCGCGCGGTGGTGTTCGACGCCACGCCGTCGGCGGCCGAGCAGGGCGAGGTCGCGCTGCGCGGCGCGCAGGCGTTCCTCGACGCGGCCGCGCAGGCGGTACAGCTCGAAGTGGCGAGCGTGCACGCCTGGCGGCACGGCGCACCGGCCGCCGAGGCGGCCGCCGCGATCGGCGGCGCCGCGCCGCTCGACGCCGGCGATCCGCTGGTGCGCGAGGCGCTCGACACGCGCAAGCTGGTCCACGTCGAGGCGCGCGGCGACGCGGCCGCCTCGATCGGCAGCCGCTATCTGGCCTGCGTGCCGCTGCTGGACGTGAAGGGCGCGCCGGTGGGGGTGATGGCGATCGAGCGCATGCCGTTCCTCGCGCTCACGCGCGACAACCTGCAGTTCCTGCTGGTGCTCTGCAACTTCTACGCGGACGGCGTGCGCCATGCCGAGGTCACGCGCGAGATGCTGGCGGCGTTCCCCGACTGTCCGCACCGCTTCGCGCTCGACTACGCGCGGCTCGTCCACCTGCGTCGCGACTCCGGCGTGCTGTCGGCCGTCGTCACGCTGGTGTTCGACAGCGACGAACGCGGCGCCGCGCTCTGCGAGCACGTGGTGCGCACGCGCCGCGCGCTCGACTCGCAATGGGAGATCGTCGGCGCGCGCCGCCGTGCCGTGCTGACGCTGATGCCGCTGTCCGGCACGAGCGGCGTGGACGGCTACCTGATGCGCATCGAGGACAGCCTGCGCGCGCAGTTCGGCATCGATTTCGAGGGCGCGCACGTGGCCGTCTATTCGATGCACGTGCCGGCCGAGGAGCCGATGCGTCCGCTCGTCAAGCTGATGGAGCACTGCGGTGTCGCCGGCTGA
- a CDS encoding tetratricopeptide repeat protein yields MSTSPATSERQRFFPLPAVLVLGSLVGALLVLAYPRGKLEARMLAGTDSLTIAYLEAWLRVEPDDAHVQAELTRAYLTGGRSADVTRMLARLDASRDPAARQNALAIRISLAQRALYGLKPGDPARAARIRELDALLHDAVDRPWDVEALTALARQARGLGDNALAGRYYALLAQRDTAHADAWLAELAATRLGGHDYRQAADAWFAVQARATTRAARRDAFIAGVKALQSGNDMAGAMAAAQAHLGELGDDPDTLRFLSSVALAAGRPDLAAQYVKRLLQVLGDAGRSGAAPRLGLAAWHGAAGEGLDPRAAPAGAARLGAGRPVVQRDARGVWLRAAWLPAAARRGPALPGAALRDAAVRASDAARLVRVVRIAASGDAVVAPPSPISPAAAISSAPRAGTPAAARDAARLIRVPVPSSTTIAMGAISGSDAAAAAPGAPGAPGAAASAARAPAADAPAQKAGAADFELAYRVFLAAGDVASAERVAQQALARDPGSDAWRERLAQVAEWNHHPDVALANYLALARSRGDARAWQQVARLAPGLNDQRALLALTLHQADANPGDLKRLDAAVAAYESNADPDGALRFLQTRFSGPLGRQARERYATEAERKGDDELALATWRGLERDYGPNPAYALKIATMLYTRTQFAAALAAMNDAKRGATPADEDFWRFYALLGATTQQQRDTGAGYRELLASGKATRDDLESMIGFYDASPLDAARLAEYGYRQSGNVRLLTQAIYYYERAHARGRIAPLLASLTPEQTAAAEQSAPFLLARAQFERDAGRQDEVARDVQRALALAPDNTEAQVTWLWYLNDRGTEAQLRETMRRDAARAETDAPLWPPMIAAALRLGDGRQALHYLRKQADANRQDPLWRLTFADALELDGRAAAAWQLRRSVWTELARRRRDPNAAPLPKAEREDLAGRYVSLVTLFGTGDQSRAVLIQLLRADATGAQQGAAAYPSQLGDFAMLPPVKQEAIRREQRVVSAIAREAAVSWAQAQQEPDLEHAWLTKLFIDRSSRPVYAEAQLAIDEGDLNTLNRLLDTLPDLIPRQNRVDAQVLTGRLTDAQSSAYQSLIATPRDDVMQQQLRDAALKNAQSVNVGTRYSNQGALRYNEQSASVGARITPSQSVRLGYRQREQSGDAATLPHIPTQDRVLEAMYKHQGQYDEETVTVGRREALRDITTARVEGKARVNSRLTLSYAAGYNQTATETTQLSVGGVKDLASVGLSYQFDPHWFGSGRYEYSRFLGQDRVYLGDGHLIEVSAGYKIKADYPDYTIRAVFTHGQYASGNGTPGARLAALLPAGTPLTAASFMPQTFTQGALLFSFGDDLPDTYSKGWRPMFSAGPVRDSRAGWTGQVEMGLAGSVFGGDQALLYGLYQGASSNSSTSVKEVGARYRWLY; encoded by the coding sequence ATGTCGACGTCGCCTGCGACCTCTGAGCGCCAGCGCTTCTTTCCGCTGCCCGCCGTTCTCGTCCTCGGCTCGCTGGTCGGCGCCTTGCTGGTGCTGGCGTATCCGCGCGGCAAGCTCGAGGCGCGCATGCTGGCCGGCACCGACAGCCTGACGATCGCCTATCTCGAGGCATGGCTGCGCGTCGAGCCCGACGACGCACACGTACAGGCCGAGCTGACCCGCGCCTATTTGACGGGCGGCCGCAGCGCCGACGTCACGCGCATGCTGGCGCGGCTCGACGCCTCGCGCGATCCGGCGGCGCGGCAGAACGCGCTGGCGATCCGCATCTCGCTCGCGCAGCGCGCGCTGTACGGCCTGAAGCCGGGCGACCCGGCGCGCGCCGCGCGCATCCGCGAGCTCGACGCGCTGCTGCACGACGCCGTGGACCGGCCATGGGACGTCGAGGCGCTGACGGCGCTGGCGCGCCAGGCGCGCGGGCTCGGCGACAACGCGCTGGCGGGCCGCTACTACGCGCTGCTGGCGCAGCGCGACACGGCCCATGCCGATGCGTGGCTGGCCGAGCTGGCGGCCACGCGGCTGGGCGGCCACGACTATCGGCAGGCGGCCGATGCCTGGTTCGCGGTGCAGGCCCGTGCCACCACGCGCGCGGCGCGCCGCGACGCGTTCATCGCCGGCGTGAAGGCGCTGCAGTCGGGCAACGACATGGCGGGTGCGATGGCGGCCGCGCAGGCCCACCTCGGCGAGCTCGGCGACGATCCCGACACGCTGCGCTTCCTGTCGAGCGTCGCGCTCGCGGCGGGGCGGCCCGATCTGGCCGCGCAATACGTGAAGCGGCTGCTGCAGGTGCTCGGCGACGCGGGGCGCAGCGGCGCCGCGCCCCGCCTCGGGCTCGCGGCCTGGCACGGCGCCGCCGGCGAGGGGCTCGACCCACGCGCGGCGCCGGCCGGGGCGGCACGGCTCGGCGCCGGCCGGCCCGTCGTGCAGCGCGATGCGCGGGGCGTCTGGCTGCGCGCCGCCTGGCTGCCGGCCGCGGCGCGGCGCGGGCCGGCGCTGCCCGGCGCGGCGCTGCGCGATGCGGCCGTGCGGGCCAGCGACGCGGCGCGGCTGGTGCGGGTGGTGCGGATCGCCGCGAGCGGCGACGCCGTGGTCGCGCCGCCATCGCCGATCTCGCCGGCCGCGGCGATCTCGTCGGCGCCGCGCGCCGGCACGCCCGCCGCCGCGCGCGACGCGGCGCGGCTGATCCGTGTGCCGGTGCCGTCCAGCACCACGATCGCGATGGGCGCGATCTCGGGCAGCGACGCCGCAGCGGCGGCGCCCGGCGCGCCCGGCGCGCCCGGTGCCGCCGCGTCGGCGGCCCGTGCCCCGGCCGCCGACGCGCCGGCGCAGAAGGCCGGCGCCGCCGATTTCGAGCTGGCCTACCGCGTGTTCCTCGCGGCCGGCGACGTGGCGAGCGCCGAGCGCGTCGCACAGCAGGCGCTCGCGCGCGACCCGGGCTCGGATGCCTGGCGCGAGCGGCTCGCGCAGGTGGCCGAGTGGAACCATCATCCCGACGTCGCGCTCGCCAACTACCTCGCGCTCGCGCGCTCGCGCGGCGACGCGCGCGCGTGGCAGCAGGTGGCGCGGCTCGCGCCGGGCCTGAACGACCAGCGCGCGCTGCTGGCGCTGACGCTGCACCAGGCCGACGCGAACCCCGGCGACCTCAAGCGCCTGGACGCGGCCGTCGCCGCCTACGAATCGAATGCCGATCCGGACGGCGCGCTGCGCTTCCTGCAGACGCGCTTTTCCGGCCCGCTCGGCCGGCAGGCGCGCGAGCGCTATGCGACCGAGGCCGAGCGCAAGGGCGACGACGAGCTCGCGCTTGCCACCTGGCGCGGCCTCGAACGCGACTACGGCCCGAACCCGGCCTACGCGCTGAAGATCGCGACGATGCTCTACACGCGCACGCAGTTCGCCGCCGCGCTGGCCGCGATGAACGACGCCAAGCGCGGCGCGACGCCGGCCGACGAGGACTTCTGGCGCTTCTACGCGCTGCTTGGCGCGACCACCCAGCAGCAGCGCGACACCGGCGCCGGCTATCGCGAGCTGCTGGCGAGCGGCAAGGCCACGCGCGACGATCTCGAATCGATGATCGGCTTCTACGACGCCTCGCCGCTGGACGCGGCGCGGCTGGCCGAATACGGCTACCGCCAGTCCGGCAACGTGCGCCTGCTCACGCAGGCGATCTACTACTACGAGCGCGCCCATGCGCGCGGCCGGATCGCGCCGCTGCTGGCCTCGCTCACGCCCGAGCAGACCGCGGCGGCCGAGCAGTCCGCGCCGTTCCTGCTGGCGCGCGCGCAGTTCGAGCGCGACGCCGGCCGCCAGGACGAGGTCGCGCGCGACGTGCAGCGCGCGCTCGCGCTCGCGCCGGACAACACCGAGGCGCAGGTCACCTGGCTCTGGTATCTGAACGATCGCGGCACCGAGGCCCAATTGCGCGAGACGATGCGCCGCGACGCGGCCCGCGCCGAAACCGATGCGCCGCTCTGGCCGCCGATGATCGCCGCCGCGCTGCGGCTCGGCGACGGCCGCCAGGCCCTGCACTACCTGCGCAAGCAGGCCGACGCGAACCGTCAGGACCCGCTCTGGCGCCTGACCTTCGCCGACGCGCTCGAACTCGACGGCCGCGCCGCCGCTGCGTGGCAGCTGCGCAGGTCGGTCTGGACCGAACTCGCGCGGCGCCGCCGCGATCCGAACGCGGCGCCGCTGCCCAAGGCCGAGCGCGAGGATCTGGCCGGCCGCTACGTCTCGCTCGTCACGCTGTTCGGCACCGGGGACCAGTCGCGCGCGGTGCTGATCCAGCTGCTGCGCGCCGACGCGACCGGCGCGCAGCAGGGCGCCGCCGCCTATCCGTCGCAGCTCGGCGACTTCGCGATGCTGCCGCCCGTCAAGCAGGAGGCGATCCGGCGCGAGCAGCGCGTGGTCTCGGCGATCGCGCGCGAGGCGGCGGTATCGTGGGCGCAGGCCCAGCAGGAGCCCGATCTCGAACACGCTTGGCTCACCAAGCTGTTCATCGACCGCAGCAGCCGCCCGGTGTACGCCGAGGCGCAGCTGGCGATCGACGAGGGCGACCTCAACACGCTGAACCGGCTGCTCGACACGCTGCCGGACCTGATTCCGCGCCAGAACCGCGTGGACGCGCAGGTGCTGACGGGCCGCCTGACCGATGCGCAGTCGAGCGCCTACCAGTCGCTGATCGCCACGCCGCGCGACGACGTGATGCAGCAGCAGCTGCGCGACGCGGCGCTGAAGAACGCGCAGTCGGTGAACGTCGGCACGCGCTACAGCAACCAGGGCGCGCTGCGCTACAACGAGCAGAGCGCCTCGGTGGGCGCGCGCATCACGCCGTCGCAGAGCGTGCGGCTCGGCTACCGCCAGCGCGAGCAGTCGGGCGACGCCGCCACGCTGCCGCACATCCCGACGCAGGATCGCGTGCTGGAAGCGATGTACAAGCATCAGGGCCAGTACGACGAGGAAACCGTGACGGTGGGCCGCCGCGAGGCGCTGCGCGACATCACCACGGCGCGCGTGGAAGGCAAGGCGCGCGTGAATTCGCGGCTGACGCTGAGCTACGCGGCCGGCTACAACCAGACCGCCACCGAGACCACGCAGCTGAGCGTGGGCGGGGTGAAGGATCTGGCCTCGGTGGGGCTGTCCTACCAGTTCGATCCGCACTGGTTCGGCAGCGGGCGCTACGAGTACTCGCGCTTCCTCGGCCAGGACCGCGTCTATCTCGGCGACGGCCACCTGATCGAGGTGAGCGCCGGCTACAAGATCAAGGCCGACTACCCCGACTACACGATCCGCGCCGTGTTCACCCACGGCCAGTACGCCAGCGGCAACGGCACGCCGGGCGCGCGGCTCGCGGCGCTGCTGCCGGCGGGCACGCCGCTCACGGCCGCCTCGTTCATGCCGCAGACGTTCACGCAGGGCGCGCTGCTGTTCTCGTTCGGCGACGACCTGCCCGACACCTACAGCAAGGGCTGGCGCCCGATGTTCTCGGCCGGCCCGGTGCGCGATTCGCGTGCGGGCTGGACCGGCCAGGTGGAGATGGGGCTGGCCGGCAGCGTGTTCGGCGGCGACCAGGCACTGCTCTACGGGCTGTACCAGGGGGCCTCGTCGAACAGCTCCACGTCCGTGAAGGAAGTCGGCGCGCGGTATCGCTGGCTGTACTGA
- a CDS encoding aldo/keto reductase, which yields MADRSLGNSDIRVSPLVFGGNVFGWTADEATSFSLLDALEDTGINFIDTADVYSAWVPGNRGGESETILGKWLKRSGKRERVVIATKVGMLETRPGLSRENILKAVDDSLRRLQTDYIDLYFSHRDFADSAPLEETLAAYHTLIEAGKVRLIGASNYSGARLREAAELSRRNALPAYQVIQPEYNLYDRADYEQDLEPVVRDLKLGVVTYFALASGFLSGKYRSRDDLAKSRRGSHVEKYLNARGWRILDALDKVADKHAATPASVALAWQIARPSVTAPIASATSLEQLKTLGTALQLKLDAEDVRALDSASAA from the coding sequence ATGGCAGATCGTTCGTTGGGCAATTCGGATATCCGGGTCTCGCCGCTCGTGTTCGGCGGCAACGTGTTCGGCTGGACGGCCGACGAGGCCACCTCGTTTTCGCTGCTCGACGCGCTGGAGGACACCGGCATCAATTTCATCGACACGGCCGACGTCTATTCGGCCTGGGTGCCGGGCAACCGGGGCGGCGAATCGGAGACCATTCTCGGCAAGTGGCTCAAGCGCTCGGGCAAGCGCGAGCGCGTGGTGATCGCCACCAAGGTGGGCATGCTCGAGACGCGCCCGGGCCTGTCGCGCGAGAACATCCTGAAGGCGGTGGACGATTCGCTGCGCCGCCTGCAAACCGATTACATCGATCTCTACTTCTCGCACCGCGACTTTGCCGATTCGGCGCCGCTCGAAGAGACGCTGGCCGCGTACCACACGCTGATCGAGGCGGGCAAGGTGCGCCTCATCGGCGCGTCGAACTATAGCGGCGCACGGCTGCGCGAGGCGGCCGAGCTCAGCCGGCGCAACGCGCTGCCCGCCTATCAGGTGATTCAGCCGGAGTACAACCTGTACGACCGCGCCGACTACGAGCAGGATCTGGAGCCGGTGGTGCGCGACCTGAAGCTCGGCGTGGTCACCTATTTCGCGCTCGCGAGCGGCTTCCTGAGCGGCAAGTACCGTTCGCGCGACGACCTCGCCAAGAGCCGGCGCGGCTCGCATGTGGAAAAGTATCTGAACGCGCGGGGCTGGCGCATCCTCGACGCGCTCGACAAGGTGGCGGACAAGCACGCGGCCACCCCGGCCTCGGTCGCGCTGGCCTGGCAGATCGCCCGGCCGAGCGTGACCGCGCCGATCGCGAGCGCCACCTCGCTGGAACAGCTGAAGACGCTCGGCACCGCGCTGCAACTGAAGCTCGACGCCGAGGACGTGCGCGCGCTGGACAGCGCCAGCGCGGCCTGA
- a CDS encoding bifunctional glycoside hydrolase 114/ polysaccharide deacetylase family protein, with the protein MTTRRRLADSRDPLRTAAALDAASRAAAAIGRRLGAAARAIGTLMAAAALGLAAAPAALAADAADAAAVPAPQAAAPAGNAAQPSFALYYGAHPPVELLSAYDAAVVEPDSGFDPLAHPLPHTTWFAYASVGEVLPSRAYYPAIPKSWFAGSNATWASRVIDQSQPQWPAFFVDQVIRPLWEKGYRGFFLDTLDSYQLAATTDEARARQQAGLVAVIRAIRARYPQAKLILNRGFEIMPQVHDQIYAVAFESLYHGWNQAQRRYVAVPQADRDWLLGQARTIRAQYGLPVISIDYCAPGDSACSRDAIERIRADGLVPFVTDGALATMGVGAVEPMRRRILVLQDPPPRTDLNVSPGVRYLAMPLNYLGYRIDYVDARGPLPDGPLADRYAGIVLWLNNDVPRGAAYRAWFEAQVDAHIPIAVFASFGTPLDVQLARKLDLTMVDGAPADGRLDVASYDRAMMGFEMKPVADPRDYTAVRAGAHSRSLLRLRSGAFEIDGAALTPWGGYVMRPFGVYSLGAVNQARWVTQPLEFLRAALRLPTDMPVPDTTTGNGRRLLMSHIDGDGFASRAEYSTPSLKNDANSPLYSGDTLYRLLRDSGMPTTVSLIEGEVSDQGPFRAFAAHLRAIGHKLFELPNVEVATHTYTHPLQWMRVTGLGVSSNDAPAEGDGGNSTSGLSINIPGYTFSIDREVGGSIAYLDRNVAPAAKPVKMVLWSGDCQVPAPVLKAAYQAGVLNMNGGDTVITKSYPSWTAIAPLGVMKDGYYQVFAPNQNEELYTDLWHGPFFGFTRVLETFAMTDAPIRFKPMDIYYHMFSGTKLASMKALETVFKTVLAQPVTPVFSSDYARKVLDWLDVSVARDGAAWVVRDAGRLRTVRLPPGRVPDLRTATGVAGYAPGPGGTYVHLAGSEARFVVIDAARAPRVPYLADANGELDGFERDARGFSFDLHSLVAPQFRLANAGACRVTRHPVASHPSSLHVDVACDL; encoded by the coding sequence ATGACAACACGCCGACGCCTTGCCGATTCCCGCGACCCGTTACGCACCGCCGCGGCACTTGATGCCGCCTCGCGGGCAGCGGCCGCGATCGGGCGCCGCCTCGGCGCCGCGGCGAGGGCGATCGGCACGCTGATGGCGGCGGCGGCCTTGGGGCTCGCGGCGGCGCCGGCCGCGCTGGCCGCCGACGCGGCCGATGCCGCGGCGGTGCCGGCACCGCAGGCCGCGGCGCCGGCCGGCAATGCCGCTCAGCCTTCGTTCGCCCTCTACTACGGCGCGCATCCTCCCGTCGAACTGCTGTCCGCCTACGACGCGGCCGTGGTCGAGCCCGACAGCGGCTTCGATCCGCTCGCGCATCCGCTGCCGCACACCACCTGGTTCGCCTATGCCAGCGTGGGCGAGGTGCTGCCCTCGCGTGCCTACTACCCGGCGATCCCGAAGTCCTGGTTCGCCGGCAGCAACGCGACGTGGGCCTCCCGCGTGATCGACCAGAGCCAGCCGCAGTGGCCGGCCTTCTTCGTCGATCAGGTGATCCGCCCGCTGTGGGAGAAGGGCTACCGCGGCTTCTTTCTCGACACGCTCGATTCCTACCAGCTGGCCGCCACCACCGACGAGGCGCGCGCGCGCCAGCAGGCCGGGCTGGTGGCCGTGATCCGCGCGATCCGCGCGCGCTACCCGCAGGCCAAGCTGATCCTGAACCGCGGCTTCGAGATCATGCCGCAGGTGCACGACCAGATCTACGCGGTCGCGTTCGAGTCGCTCTACCACGGCTGGAACCAGGCGCAGCGGCGCTACGTGGCGGTGCCGCAGGCCGATCGCGACTGGCTGCTGGGGCAGGCGCGCACGATCCGCGCGCAATACGGGCTGCCGGTGATCTCGATCGACTATTGCGCACCGGGCGACAGCGCCTGCTCGCGCGATGCGATCGAGCGGATTCGCGCCGACGGGCTGGTGCCGTTCGTGACCGACGGCGCACTCGCGACGATGGGCGTGGGCGCCGTCGAGCCGATGCGCCGCCGCATCCTGGTGCTGCAGGACCCGCCGCCGCGCACCGACCTGAACGTCTCGCCGGGCGTGCGTTATCTGGCGATGCCGCTCAACTATCTCGGCTATCGGATCGACTACGTGGACGCGCGCGGCCCGCTGCCCGACGGCCCGCTCGCCGACCGTTACGCGGGCATCGTGCTGTGGCTCAACAACGACGTGCCGCGCGGCGCGGCCTATCGGGCCTGGTTCGAGGCGCAGGTGGACGCGCACATCCCGATCGCGGTGTTCGCCTCGTTCGGCACGCCGCTCGACGTGCAACTCGCGCGCAAGCTGGATCTGACCATGGTGGACGGCGCGCCCGCCGACGGCCGGCTCGACGTGGCGTCCTACGATCGCGCGATGATGGGCTTCGAGATGAAGCCGGTGGCCGACCCGCGCGACTACACGGCGGTGCGCGCCGGCGCCCATAGCCGCTCGCTGCTGCGGCTGCGCTCGGGCGCCTTCGAGATCGACGGCGCGGCGCTCACGCCGTGGGGCGGCTATGTGATGCGGCCGTTCGGCGTCTATTCGCTGGGCGCCGTCAACCAGGCGCGCTGGGTCACGCAGCCGCTCGAATTCCTGCGCGCGGCGCTGCGCCTGCCCACCGACATGCCGGTGCCCGACACCACCACCGGCAACGGCCGCCGCCTGCTGATGTCGCACATCGACGGCGACGGCTTCGCGTCGCGCGCCGAATATTCCACGCCGTCGCTGAAGAACGACGCGAACTCGCCGCTCTATTCGGGCGACACGCTGTACCGGCTGCTGCGCGACTCGGGCATGCCGACCACGGTGTCGCTGATCGAGGGCGAGGTCAGCGACCAGGGGCCGTTTCGCGCGTTCGCCGCGCACCTGCGCGCGATCGGCCACAAGCTCTTCGAGCTGCCCAACGTGGAGGTCGCCACCCACACCTATACGCACCCGCTGCAATGGATGCGCGTGACGGGGCTGGGCGTGTCCAGCAACGACGCGCCGGCCGAGGGCGACGGCGGCAACAGCACCAGCGGCCTGTCGATCAACATCCCCGGCTATACGTTCAGCATCGACCGCGAGGTGGGCGGCTCGATCGCCTATCTCGACCGCAACGTCGCGCCGGCCGCCAAGCCGGTGAAGATGGTGCTCTGGAGCGGCGACTGCCAGGTGCCGGCGCCGGTGCTGAAGGCCGCCTATCAGGCCGGCGTGCTGAACATGAACGGCGGCGACACGGTGATCACCAAAAGCTACCCGAGCTGGACCGCCATCGCGCCGCTCGGCGTGATGAAGGACGGCTACTACCAGGTGTTTGCGCCGAACCAGAACGAGGAGCTCTACACCGATCTCTGGCACGGCCCGTTCTTCGGCTTCACGCGCGTGCTCGAAACCTTCGCGATGACCGACGCGCCGATCCGCTTCAAGCCGATGGACATCTACTACCACATGTTCTCGGGCACCAAGCTCGCATCGATGAAGGCGCTCGAGACGGTCTTCAAGACCGTGCTGGCGCAGCCGGTCACGCCGGTGTTCTCGTCGGACTACGCGCGCAAGGTGCTCGACTGGCTCGACGTGAGCGTGGCGCGCGACGGCGCCGCCTGGGTGGTGCGCGACGCCGGACGGCTGCGCACCGTGCGGCTGCCGCCGGGCAGGGTGCCCGACCTGCGCACCGCCACCGGCGTGGCCGGCTACGCGCCCGGCCCGGGCGGCACCTACGTGCATCTGGCCGGCAGCGAGGCACGCTTCGTCGTGATCGACGCCGCGCGCGCGCCGCGCGTGCCGTATCTGGCCGATGCCAACGGCGAGCTCGACGGTTTCGAGCGCGACGCGCGCGGTTTCTCGTTCGACCTGCATTCGCTGGTCGCGCCGCAGTTCCGCCTCGCGAACGCCGGTGCGTGCCGCGTGACCCGCCATCCCGTGGCTTCCCACCCTTCGAGCCTGCATGTCGACGTCGCCTGCGACCTCTGA